A single genomic interval of Juglans regia cultivar Chandler chromosome 1, Walnut 2.0, whole genome shotgun sequence harbors:
- the LOC109007108 gene encoding phosphatidylinositol 4-phosphate 5-kinase 1-like encodes MQETLLGLSGQAVNPDDSDNKKKNSEEEEKEMELVVAQPCMVVGRMRSPAGSRRVTPTATATATTVEKVLLNGDLYTGTLLGNAPHGAGKYLWSDGCMYEGEWKKGKASGKGKFSWPSGATYEGEFKSGRMEGYGTFIGIAGDTYKGSWVADRKHGFGEKRYANGDVYEGSWKYNLQHGEGRYVWSNGNEYAGEWKNGVISGKGVLIWANGHKYQGYWENEVPKGRGVFTWADGSSNAGTWGKDFHFQVGAARKRSSVDVESVDLDFGRNVNFPRICIWELDGEAGDITCDIVDTVEASMFYKDGKGCGYEGGCVEQIPKSPCLLADGEMKKPGQMISKGHKNYDLMLNLQLGIRYTVGKHASIQRELKPGDFDPSEKFWTRFPPEGSKCTPPHQSVDFRWKDYCPVVFRHLRELFAIDPADYMLAICGNDALRELSSPGKSGSLFYLTQDDRFMIKTVKKSEVKVLIRMLPSYYQHVYQYKNSLITKFFGVHCVKPVGGQKTRFIVMGNLFCSEYRIHKRFDLKGSSYGRTTDKPEEEIDETTTLKDLDLNYVFRLECSWFQELIWQIDRDCEFLEGERIMDYSLLIGIHFRDDYLGDELKTSVFDMHSDRSDMHHEDTFKQGYHSNKLELRDMDWILVGQGPLIRLGANMPARAERVSRFGVDQHSGSGSNNSTPSSLGAGEIFDVILFFGIIDILQDYDISKKLEHAYKSLQVDSTSISAVDPKLYSKRFREFIHRIFVDEK; translated from the exons ATGCAAGAGACTCTACTGGGTCTTTCTGGACAAGCCGTTAACCCAGACGACAGCgataataagaagaaaaattctgaagaagaagaaaaagagatggAGTTGGTGGTCGCGCAGCCTTGTATGGTTGTGGGTCGGATGCGATCCCCAGCCGGGTCCAGGCGCGTGACTCCCACCGCTACGGCCACCGCAACCACCGTAGAAAAGGTACTCCTAAACGGCGACCTCTACACGGGAACGTTATTGGGGAATGCGCCGCACGGGGCCGGCAAATATCTGTGGTCCGATGGCTGCATGTACGAAGGGGAATGGAAGAAAGGCAAGGCAAGCGGCAAAGGTAAATTCTCGTGGCCTTCCGGAGCTACCTACGAAGGGGAATTCAAGTCGGGTCGAATGGAGGGTTACGGCACCTTCATTGGCATCGCTGGGGACACCTACAAAGGCTCATGGGTCGCGGATCGCAAGCACGGCTTCGGCGAGAAGCGCTACGCTAATGGGGATGTATATGAAGGCTCATGGAAATACAATTTGCAGCATGGTGAAGGGAGGTATGTCTGGAGCAATGGGAATGAGTATGCGGGTGAGTGGAAGAACGGGGTTATTTCCGGTAAAGGGGTTTTGATTTGGGCCAATGGGCATAAGTATCAGGGGTATTGGGAGAATGAGGTGCCAAAGGGTAGAGGGGTATTCACTTGGGCTGATGGGAGCAGCAATGCCGGGACTTGGGGTAAGGATTTTCACTTTCAGGTCGGTGCTGCAAGGAAGAGGTCGTCGGTGGATGTGGAAAGTGTGGATTTGGATTTCGGGAGGAATGTGAATTTTCCGCGGATTTGTATCTGGGAATTGGATGGAGAGGCTGGGGATATTACTTGCGATATTGTGGATACTGTAGAGGCGTCTATGTTCTACAAGGACGGCAAGGGATGTGGCTACGAAGGTGGTTGTGTCGAGCAGATACCGAAGAGTCCGTGTTTGTTGGCCGATGGCGAGATGAAGAAGCCGGGGCAAATGATATCCAAGGGCCATAAGAACTACGATTTGATGCTTAATCTCCAACTGGGTATCAG ATACACTGTTGGAAAGCATGCTTCTATACAGCGGGAGCTGAAGCCAGGGGATTTCGATCCTAGCGAGAAGTTTTGGACAAGGTTTCCACCAGAAGGGTCCAAGTGTACGCCCCCTCATCAATCCGTTGACTTCAGATGGAAGGATTATTGCCCAGTGGTGTTCAG ACATTTAAGGGAGTTGTTTGCAATAGATCCGGCGGATTACATGCTTGCTATTTGTGGAAATGACGCACTCAGGGAGTTGTCTTCCCCTGGGAAGAGTGGAAGTTTATTCTACCTTACACAAGATGATCGGTTTATGATAAAAACTGTCAAGAAATCTGAAGTCAAG GTGCTTATTAGGATGCTTCCAAGTTACTACCAGCATGTTTATCAGTACAAGAACTCGTTGATAACAAAATTCTTTGGCGTTCATTGTGTTAAACCAGTGGGAGGTCAAAAG ACGCGTTTCATTGTGATGGGCAATCTATTCTGTTCGGAGTACCGAATCCACAAGAGGTTTGATCTTAAAGGCTCTTCTTATGGCCGCACAACTGATAAACCTGAGGAGGAAATAGACGAGACAACAACACTCAAAGACCTTGATTTGAACTATGTGTTTCGCTTAGAATGTTCTTGGTTTCAAGAACTTATCTG GCAAATTGATAGAGACTGTGAATTTTTGGAAGGGGAGAGAATCATGGATTACAGTCTTTTAATTGGTATTCACTTTCGTGATGATTACTTAGGTGATGAGCTGAAGACTTCGGTGTTCGATATGCATTCTG ACAGAAGTGATATGCATCATGAAGACACATTCAAGCAAGGATATCATTCAAATAAATTAGAGCTGCGGGATATGGATTGGATTCTGGTGGGCCA GGGACCGCTAATCCGGTTAGGGGCAAACATGCCTGCAAGAGCAGAGCGGGTGTCAAGGTTTGGCGTGGATCAGCATTCAGGGAGTGGAAGTAACAATTCAACCCCTTCTTCACTGGGTGCTGGGGAGATCTTTGACGTGATTCTCTTCTTTGGCATCATTGACATTCTCCAAGATTATGATATTAGCAAAAAGCTAGAACATGCCTACAAGTCCTTGCAAGTGGATTCAACTTCCATCTCAGCCGTCGATCCGAAGCTATACTCTAAAAGATTCCGGGAGTTCATACACAGAATTTTTGTGGATGAAAAGTGA
- the LOC109007107 gene encoding uncharacterized protein LOC109007107 isoform X1 yields MERGESPEALRISGDDYSSSPSSSSSSSAESSFRELDDVFLQTQTRIWLGEVLQIRLDERMAVSDLLADGELLFEVSKVVWKMLLTQHMEPRHLKSYRNEPFASRKTSGRYMPYSNVDSFLKICKILGLAGIDLFSPSDVVEKRDTRKVCICIRSFSRKARSKHLRVPDFDIVTYTVAMSTDMVGCIRRSWEPRQCSLLNSASYNLHKDSSEKFRQENPIVNLAINYDMHSEEFDGTESNQTVTKSDCLLTKLCYDTTSKVNSDSERCREVFTVVKHDTLAEHILQLNIQNQEKSDCSHCQFESDCTTESVGSLSTQNGEHSHQLNSLLSPFSIDSQIQFSGRASHVRSLVKESNEIDGRGLIYSTYHLGYDASIIEDSINGYTPPGSSFSNSLEISGLLCHTTDSSDTVVYNGEHGFLDASSSIGSHCSNSTPGIFENGSRRRLVDIFDAEVSSDASTSSVRGAVLNLDLDDRLYKEDNPKTFQFPELQDEEAGFLTKKTTKGYTSQDIVKYETKVHRSTDSENVCFCTELEDNSSSTKLFLPYPDQLNVTGHPDHVFAHDNGTCMSLVNSDVVSKEDLLPQIESDALKNVNCTLSCQSHPAFDFHNWDIKGKFASAMVLNEYAGHGASPESVSLEKTISRTPTEASLDAFCLKDMKSVVDDNDKEICSSIMVNLDSNVKKHQNKFSQGVCLANILDRAHDNLNTSPNIVAVDLSKSSSMGDGSCFQNQEITIGDIEAQVKCTPAIVTVNNPSAHYNSVIPANPREPTLDNNSFLTVECPENVVKKGHQACTYLNDCLHCTEHIDKVHSQDAIIDGKVDTSAVEDLDRMKHASVGTPESKPHKRLLLKSVLGGTAAFGLLFLLFHLSRVHRDKGGESSGDTCQIWKANVREFSSRKGHKGSKANGIYPAEKLKFGD; encoded by the exons ATGGAGAGAGGTGAATCGCCAGAGGCGTTGAGAATAAGTGGGGACGActattcttcttctccttcttcctcttcttcttcatctgcCGAGTCGAGCTTTCGTGAGCTGGACGATGTCTTCCTGCAG ACCCAAACAAGAATATGGCTTGGGGAAGTCTTGCAGATAAGATTGGATGAGAGGATGGCTGTTTCTGATTTACTTGCTGACGGGGAATTGCT gtttGAAGTGTCAAAAGTTGTATGGAAGATGCTGTTGACACAGCATATGGAGCCAAGACATTTAAAGTCATATAGAAACGAGCCATTTGCTTCTAGGAAGACCAGCGGGAGATATATGCCTTATTCCAATGTTGATTCGTTTTTGAAG ATCTGCAAAATTTTGGGTCTGGCTGGCATTGACCTCTTCTCTCCATCAGACGTTGTTGAGAAAAGAGATACTCGAAAAGTTTGTATCTGCATACGATCTTTCTCAAGGAAAGCAAGGTCTAAACATCTACGG GTTCCAGATTTTGATATTGTCACGTATACAGTAGCTATGTCCACGGATATGGTTGGGTGCATTAGGAGAAGCTGGGAGCCACGACAGTGCAGCCTTTTGAACTCTGCTAGTTACAACTTGCATAAAGATTCAAGTGAGAAATTCAGGCAG GAAAATCCAATTGTCAACTTGGCAATAAATTATGATATGCATTCAGAGGAGTTCGATGGCACTGAAAGCAATCAAACGGTAACTAAAAGTGATTGCTTATTAACCAAGCTATGTTATGATACCACATCGAAGGTGAATTCCGATTCAGAAAGATGCAGAGAGGTATTTACGGTGGTTAAACATGATACTTTGGCAGAACATATATTGCAATTAAATATTCAAAACCAAGAGAAGAGTGATTGTTCACATTGTCAATTTGAATCGGACTGCACGACTGAATCAGTGGGATCTCTTTCCACACAAAATGGGGAGCATAGTCATCAGCTGAATAGTTTGTTATCACCATTCTCCATTGATTCACAGATCCAATTTAGTGGCAGAGCTTCTCATGTAAGAAGTCTAGTCAAAGAAAGCAATGAAATTGATGGACGGGGCTTGATTTATAGCACTTACCACCTGGGATATGATGCTTCCATTATAGAGGATTCTATAAATGGCTACACACCACCAGGAAGTTCTTTTTCTAACTCGTTGGAGATATCAGGTTTGCTTTGCCATACTACTGACAGCAGTGACACTGTAGTGTATAATGGGGAGCATGGTTTTCTTGATGCATCCTCTAGTATTGGTTCTCATTGCTCAAATTCGACCCCAGGGATTTTTGAAAATGGATCTAGGAGGAGACTTGTTGACATTTTTGACGCGGAAGTATCATCTGATGCCAGCACGAGCTCTGTACGAGGTGCAGTGCTGAACTTGGATCTGGATGATCGATTGTATAAGGAAGATAATCCTAAGACTTTCCAGTTCCCTGAATTGCAGGATGAAGAGGCTGGCTTCTTGACCAAGAAAACTACTAAAGGATACACATCGCAGGACATTGTCAAATATGAGACCAAGGTGCACCGTTCTACTGATTCTGAAAATGTATGTTTTTGCACGGAACTTGAGGACAACAGCTCCTCTACCAAGCTTTTCCTGCCATACCCAGACCAACTAAACGTGACTGGTCATCCAGACCATGTATTTGCACATGACAATGGCACCTGCATGTCTCTTGTGAACTCAGATGTTGTATCTAAGGAAGACCTACTGCCTCAAATAGAATCAGAtgctttgaaaaatgtgaattgtACGCTGTCATGTCAATCTCATCCTGCTTTTGACTTTCATAATTGGGACATTAAAGGCAAATTTGCATCTGCTATGGTATTGAATGAATATGCTGGTCATGGAGCTTCTCCAGAGTCTGTTTCCCTTGAGAAAACTATCAGTCGTACACCAACTGAAGCTTCATTAGATGCTTTCTGCCTCAAGGATATGAAAAGTGTGGTTGATGATAATGACAAAGAGATATGTAGTTCAATTATGGTTAATTTGGACTCTAATGTTAAGAAACATCAAAATAAGTTTTCTCAGGGAGTTTGTCTTGCTAATATCCTTGACAGAGCACATGACAATTTAAACACTTCACCAAATATTGTAGCTGTTGATCTGAGCAAATCAAGTAGTATGGGAGATGGTAGTTGTTTTCAGAATCAAGAAATAACCATTGGAGATATTGAAGCTCAAGTTAAATGCACACCAGCTATTGTGACAGTGAATAACCCTTCTGCCCATTATAATTCTGTCATACCTGCCAATCCTAGAGAACCCACATTGGATAATAATTCCTTCTTAACCGTTGAATGTCCAGAAAATGTAGTTAAAAAGGGTCATCAAGCATGCACGTATCTCAATGATTGTCTTCACTGTACAGAACATATTGACAAGGTGCACAGCCAG GATGCAATAATTGATGGAAAGGTGGATACATCAGCAGTTGAGGATTTAGACAGAATGAAGCATGCGAGTGTAGGGACACCAGAGTCCAAGCCCCATAAAAGACTACTGCTGAAATCAGTTTTAGGGGGTACTGCTGCTTTTGGCTTATTGTTTCTCTTGTTCCACCTCAG TAGAGTTCACAGAGATAAAGGAGGAGAATCAAGTGGGGACACTTGTCAGATATGGAAAGCAAATGTCAGAGAATTCTCATCGCGAAAGGGACATAAGGGAAGCAAAGCTAACGGGATTTATCCAGCTGAAAAGCTCAAATTCGGAGATTAG
- the LOC109007107 gene encoding uncharacterized protein LOC109007107 isoform X2 yields the protein MERGESPEALRISGDDYSSSPSSSSSSSAESSFRELDDVFLQTQTRIWLGEVLQIRLDERMAVSDLLADGELLFEVSKVVWKMLLTQHMEPRHLKSYRNEPFASRKTSGRYMPYSNVDSFLKICKILGLAGIDLFSPSDVVEKRDTRKVCICIRSFSRKARSKHLRVPDFDIVTYTVAMSTDMVGCIRRSWEPRQCSLLNSASYNLHKDSSEKFRQENPIVNLAINYDMHSEEFDGTESNQTVTKSDCLLTKLCYDTTSKVNSDSERCREVFTVVKHDTLAEHILQLNIQNQEKSDCSHCQFESDCTTESVGSLSTQNGEHSHQLNSLLSPFSIDSQIQFSGRASHVRSLVKESNEIDGRGLIYSTYHLGYDASIIEDSINGYTPPGSSFSNSLEISGLLCHTTDSSDTVVYNGEHGFLDASSSIGSHCSNSTPGIFENGSRRRLVDIFDAEVSSDASTSSVRGAVLNLDLDDRLYKEDNPKTFQFPELQDEEAGFLTKKTTKGYTSQDIVKYETKVHRSTDSENVCFCTELEDNSSSTKLFLPYPDQLNVTGHPDHVFAHDNGTCMSLVNSDVVSKEDLLPQIESDALKNVNCTLSCQSHPAFDFHNWDIKGKFASAMVLNEYAGHGASPESVSLEKTISRTPTEASLDAFCLKDMKSVVDDNDKEICSSIMVNLDSNVKKHQNKFSQGVCLANILDRAHDNLNTSPNIVAVDLSKSSSMGDGSCFQNQEITIGDIEAQVKCTPAIVTVNNPSAHYNSVIPANPREPTLDNNSFLTVECPENVVKKGHQACTYLNDCLHCTEHIDKVHSQDAIIDGKVDTSAVEDLDRMKHASVGTPESKPHKRLLLKSVLGGTAAFGLLFLLFHLRVHRDKGGESSGDTCQIWKANVREFSSRKGHKGSKANGIYPAEKLKFGD from the exons ATGGAGAGAGGTGAATCGCCAGAGGCGTTGAGAATAAGTGGGGACGActattcttcttctccttcttcctcttcttcttcatctgcCGAGTCGAGCTTTCGTGAGCTGGACGATGTCTTCCTGCAG ACCCAAACAAGAATATGGCTTGGGGAAGTCTTGCAGATAAGATTGGATGAGAGGATGGCTGTTTCTGATTTACTTGCTGACGGGGAATTGCT gtttGAAGTGTCAAAAGTTGTATGGAAGATGCTGTTGACACAGCATATGGAGCCAAGACATTTAAAGTCATATAGAAACGAGCCATTTGCTTCTAGGAAGACCAGCGGGAGATATATGCCTTATTCCAATGTTGATTCGTTTTTGAAG ATCTGCAAAATTTTGGGTCTGGCTGGCATTGACCTCTTCTCTCCATCAGACGTTGTTGAGAAAAGAGATACTCGAAAAGTTTGTATCTGCATACGATCTTTCTCAAGGAAAGCAAGGTCTAAACATCTACGG GTTCCAGATTTTGATATTGTCACGTATACAGTAGCTATGTCCACGGATATGGTTGGGTGCATTAGGAGAAGCTGGGAGCCACGACAGTGCAGCCTTTTGAACTCTGCTAGTTACAACTTGCATAAAGATTCAAGTGAGAAATTCAGGCAG GAAAATCCAATTGTCAACTTGGCAATAAATTATGATATGCATTCAGAGGAGTTCGATGGCACTGAAAGCAATCAAACGGTAACTAAAAGTGATTGCTTATTAACCAAGCTATGTTATGATACCACATCGAAGGTGAATTCCGATTCAGAAAGATGCAGAGAGGTATTTACGGTGGTTAAACATGATACTTTGGCAGAACATATATTGCAATTAAATATTCAAAACCAAGAGAAGAGTGATTGTTCACATTGTCAATTTGAATCGGACTGCACGACTGAATCAGTGGGATCTCTTTCCACACAAAATGGGGAGCATAGTCATCAGCTGAATAGTTTGTTATCACCATTCTCCATTGATTCACAGATCCAATTTAGTGGCAGAGCTTCTCATGTAAGAAGTCTAGTCAAAGAAAGCAATGAAATTGATGGACGGGGCTTGATTTATAGCACTTACCACCTGGGATATGATGCTTCCATTATAGAGGATTCTATAAATGGCTACACACCACCAGGAAGTTCTTTTTCTAACTCGTTGGAGATATCAGGTTTGCTTTGCCATACTACTGACAGCAGTGACACTGTAGTGTATAATGGGGAGCATGGTTTTCTTGATGCATCCTCTAGTATTGGTTCTCATTGCTCAAATTCGACCCCAGGGATTTTTGAAAATGGATCTAGGAGGAGACTTGTTGACATTTTTGACGCGGAAGTATCATCTGATGCCAGCACGAGCTCTGTACGAGGTGCAGTGCTGAACTTGGATCTGGATGATCGATTGTATAAGGAAGATAATCCTAAGACTTTCCAGTTCCCTGAATTGCAGGATGAAGAGGCTGGCTTCTTGACCAAGAAAACTACTAAAGGATACACATCGCAGGACATTGTCAAATATGAGACCAAGGTGCACCGTTCTACTGATTCTGAAAATGTATGTTTTTGCACGGAACTTGAGGACAACAGCTCCTCTACCAAGCTTTTCCTGCCATACCCAGACCAACTAAACGTGACTGGTCATCCAGACCATGTATTTGCACATGACAATGGCACCTGCATGTCTCTTGTGAACTCAGATGTTGTATCTAAGGAAGACCTACTGCCTCAAATAGAATCAGAtgctttgaaaaatgtgaattgtACGCTGTCATGTCAATCTCATCCTGCTTTTGACTTTCATAATTGGGACATTAAAGGCAAATTTGCATCTGCTATGGTATTGAATGAATATGCTGGTCATGGAGCTTCTCCAGAGTCTGTTTCCCTTGAGAAAACTATCAGTCGTACACCAACTGAAGCTTCATTAGATGCTTTCTGCCTCAAGGATATGAAAAGTGTGGTTGATGATAATGACAAAGAGATATGTAGTTCAATTATGGTTAATTTGGACTCTAATGTTAAGAAACATCAAAATAAGTTTTCTCAGGGAGTTTGTCTTGCTAATATCCTTGACAGAGCACATGACAATTTAAACACTTCACCAAATATTGTAGCTGTTGATCTGAGCAAATCAAGTAGTATGGGAGATGGTAGTTGTTTTCAGAATCAAGAAATAACCATTGGAGATATTGAAGCTCAAGTTAAATGCACACCAGCTATTGTGACAGTGAATAACCCTTCTGCCCATTATAATTCTGTCATACCTGCCAATCCTAGAGAACCCACATTGGATAATAATTCCTTCTTAACCGTTGAATGTCCAGAAAATGTAGTTAAAAAGGGTCATCAAGCATGCACGTATCTCAATGATTGTCTTCACTGTACAGAACATATTGACAAGGTGCACAGCCAG GATGCAATAATTGATGGAAAGGTGGATACATCAGCAGTTGAGGATTTAGACAGAATGAAGCATGCGAGTGTAGGGACACCAGAGTCCAAGCCCCATAAAAGACTACTGCTGAAATCAGTTTTAGGGGGTACTGCTGCTTTTGGCTTATTGTTTCTCTTGTTCCACCTCAG AGTTCACAGAGATAAAGGAGGAGAATCAAGTGGGGACACTTGTCAGATATGGAAAGCAAATGTCAGAGAATTCTCATCGCGAAAGGGACATAAGGGAAGCAAAGCTAACGGGATTTATCCAGCTGAAAAGCTCAAATTCGGAGATTAG
- the LOC109007107 gene encoding uncharacterized protein LOC109007107 isoform X3 → MSTDMVGCIRRSWEPRQCSLLNSASYNLHKDSSEKFRQENPIVNLAINYDMHSEEFDGTESNQTVTKSDCLLTKLCYDTTSKVNSDSERCREVFTVVKHDTLAEHILQLNIQNQEKSDCSHCQFESDCTTESVGSLSTQNGEHSHQLNSLLSPFSIDSQIQFSGRASHVRSLVKESNEIDGRGLIYSTYHLGYDASIIEDSINGYTPPGSSFSNSLEISGLLCHTTDSSDTVVYNGEHGFLDASSSIGSHCSNSTPGIFENGSRRRLVDIFDAEVSSDASTSSVRGAVLNLDLDDRLYKEDNPKTFQFPELQDEEAGFLTKKTTKGYTSQDIVKYETKVHRSTDSENVCFCTELEDNSSSTKLFLPYPDQLNVTGHPDHVFAHDNGTCMSLVNSDVVSKEDLLPQIESDALKNVNCTLSCQSHPAFDFHNWDIKGKFASAMVLNEYAGHGASPESVSLEKTISRTPTEASLDAFCLKDMKSVVDDNDKEICSSIMVNLDSNVKKHQNKFSQGVCLANILDRAHDNLNTSPNIVAVDLSKSSSMGDGSCFQNQEITIGDIEAQVKCTPAIVTVNNPSAHYNSVIPANPREPTLDNNSFLTVECPENVVKKGHQACTYLNDCLHCTEHIDKVHSQDAIIDGKVDTSAVEDLDRMKHASVGTPESKPHKRLLLKSVLGGTAAFGLLFLLFHLSRVHRDKGGESSGDTCQIWKANVREFSSRKGHKGSKANGIYPAEKLKFGD, encoded by the exons ATGTCCACGGATATGGTTGGGTGCATTAGGAGAAGCTGGGAGCCACGACAGTGCAGCCTTTTGAACTCTGCTAGTTACAACTTGCATAAAGATTCAAGTGAGAAATTCAGGCAG GAAAATCCAATTGTCAACTTGGCAATAAATTATGATATGCATTCAGAGGAGTTCGATGGCACTGAAAGCAATCAAACGGTAACTAAAAGTGATTGCTTATTAACCAAGCTATGTTATGATACCACATCGAAGGTGAATTCCGATTCAGAAAGATGCAGAGAGGTATTTACGGTGGTTAAACATGATACTTTGGCAGAACATATATTGCAATTAAATATTCAAAACCAAGAGAAGAGTGATTGTTCACATTGTCAATTTGAATCGGACTGCACGACTGAATCAGTGGGATCTCTTTCCACACAAAATGGGGAGCATAGTCATCAGCTGAATAGTTTGTTATCACCATTCTCCATTGATTCACAGATCCAATTTAGTGGCAGAGCTTCTCATGTAAGAAGTCTAGTCAAAGAAAGCAATGAAATTGATGGACGGGGCTTGATTTATAGCACTTACCACCTGGGATATGATGCTTCCATTATAGAGGATTCTATAAATGGCTACACACCACCAGGAAGTTCTTTTTCTAACTCGTTGGAGATATCAGGTTTGCTTTGCCATACTACTGACAGCAGTGACACTGTAGTGTATAATGGGGAGCATGGTTTTCTTGATGCATCCTCTAGTATTGGTTCTCATTGCTCAAATTCGACCCCAGGGATTTTTGAAAATGGATCTAGGAGGAGACTTGTTGACATTTTTGACGCGGAAGTATCATCTGATGCCAGCACGAGCTCTGTACGAGGTGCAGTGCTGAACTTGGATCTGGATGATCGATTGTATAAGGAAGATAATCCTAAGACTTTCCAGTTCCCTGAATTGCAGGATGAAGAGGCTGGCTTCTTGACCAAGAAAACTACTAAAGGATACACATCGCAGGACATTGTCAAATATGAGACCAAGGTGCACCGTTCTACTGATTCTGAAAATGTATGTTTTTGCACGGAACTTGAGGACAACAGCTCCTCTACCAAGCTTTTCCTGCCATACCCAGACCAACTAAACGTGACTGGTCATCCAGACCATGTATTTGCACATGACAATGGCACCTGCATGTCTCTTGTGAACTCAGATGTTGTATCTAAGGAAGACCTACTGCCTCAAATAGAATCAGAtgctttgaaaaatgtgaattgtACGCTGTCATGTCAATCTCATCCTGCTTTTGACTTTCATAATTGGGACATTAAAGGCAAATTTGCATCTGCTATGGTATTGAATGAATATGCTGGTCATGGAGCTTCTCCAGAGTCTGTTTCCCTTGAGAAAACTATCAGTCGTACACCAACTGAAGCTTCATTAGATGCTTTCTGCCTCAAGGATATGAAAAGTGTGGTTGATGATAATGACAAAGAGATATGTAGTTCAATTATGGTTAATTTGGACTCTAATGTTAAGAAACATCAAAATAAGTTTTCTCAGGGAGTTTGTCTTGCTAATATCCTTGACAGAGCACATGACAATTTAAACACTTCACCAAATATTGTAGCTGTTGATCTGAGCAAATCAAGTAGTATGGGAGATGGTAGTTGTTTTCAGAATCAAGAAATAACCATTGGAGATATTGAAGCTCAAGTTAAATGCACACCAGCTATTGTGACAGTGAATAACCCTTCTGCCCATTATAATTCTGTCATACCTGCCAATCCTAGAGAACCCACATTGGATAATAATTCCTTCTTAACCGTTGAATGTCCAGAAAATGTAGTTAAAAAGGGTCATCAAGCATGCACGTATCTCAATGATTGTCTTCACTGTACAGAACATATTGACAAGGTGCACAGCCAG GATGCAATAATTGATGGAAAGGTGGATACATCAGCAGTTGAGGATTTAGACAGAATGAAGCATGCGAGTGTAGGGACACCAGAGTCCAAGCCCCATAAAAGACTACTGCTGAAATCAGTTTTAGGGGGTACTGCTGCTTTTGGCTTATTGTTTCTCTTGTTCCACCTCAG TAGAGTTCACAGAGATAAAGGAGGAGAATCAAGTGGGGACACTTGTCAGATATGGAAAGCAAATGTCAGAGAATTCTCATCGCGAAAGGGACATAAGGGAAGCAAAGCTAACGGGATTTATCCAGCTGAAAAGCTCAAATTCGGAGATTAG